Within Fusarium keratoplasticum isolate Fu6.1 chromosome 8, whole genome shotgun sequence, the genomic segment ATCGCTGTCGCATATTGCTATGCCCCTTTCTGTCCCGTTTACTTGTCCCTCTGCTGCCACACGGTGAAGCCTGTGATTTTGCCATGCGTAAGGCCAGAAGCCCCAAGCACCGAGGCCGAATCCTGAGCCATATCCTGAAGCTGCCATGGCGTCTTCAAGCACTGCTACCCCAAGCTCGCACCCTGCTAACATGCAACGCTTTCTAGATTGATCCAGGACTACCGCGCTGAGCAGACTATTCAGTCCCTCTATGCTCTGTCCACTCCCAAGTGCAAGGTCATCCGAGATGGCCAGAGTGAAACTGTCAAGGCCGAAACGCTCGTCAAGGGCGATATAGTCTCCCTCGTCACTGGTGATGTCGTACCCGCCGACCTGCGCCTTGTCCAAGGCATTAACGTTTCCACCGATGAGGCGCTCCTCACTGGTGAATCTGTTGCCATCAGCAAGAAGCCCGAAGCAGTATTTACCGATCAGGATATGCCCATTGGCGACCGCGTCAACCTGGCCTACTCTGGAAGCTCCGTCACCCGTGGACGTGCCACCGGtatcgtcatcgccactgGTATGGAGACCGAGGTTGGCCAGATCGCTGAGCTCCTgcgcaagaccaagaccgaCAACTCCGAAAGGGGTTTCCTCGGTCGTGCCCTGTACAACGCCTACCAGTTCACCCGCAGAatccttggtctcgagggCACTCCTCTCCAGGTCACTCTCAGCAAGTTTGCCCTGCTCCTGTTTGCCTTTGCCATTCtgctcgccatcatcgtcttttCCGTCAGCCTGTGGAAGATTAGCGATGAGGTCCTGCTCTATGGAATCTGCGTTGGTGTGGCGGTCATTCCCGAGTCTCTGCTCGCTGTGTTGACCGTCACGATGGCTGTtgccaccaaggccatggtcCGCGGAAATGTCATTGTTCGTCAAATGCCCTCTCTCGAAGCCGTCGGTGGTGTCACCAACATCTGCTCCGACAAGACTGGTACCCTGACCCAAGGACGCATGATTACCCGCAAGGTTTGGCTTCGCGGTAACCTCTCGGGAACCGTCGAAGGCACTGCGAACCCATATGATCCCGGTAGCGGCACCGTCCGCTGGGACGCCGACCTGGCTGGAAGCTGTCTGAACGCCTTCCTCAGAACCCTTACTCTCTGCAACAACGCCACTGTCACGGACGGCAAGAAGGAACCGGAGACCGACTCTAGTAGTGTCATCACCGCTTCCGAAGATGCTGAATGGAAGGCTGTTGGTGAGCCCACCGAAATCGCCCTCAAGGTCTTTGCCATGAGGTTCGGCCAGAACAGGGCTCCCAACGATACGCTGGTTGCTGAGCATCCCTTTGATTCGTCTTGCAAACTCATGAGTGTCGTGTACGGCAACGAGGTCGAACAGACCCGTCAGGTCTACACCAAGGGTGCCGTTGAGGTTCTCCTGACCAAGCTCAATGAGACGGAAGAGTTTAAGAAAGAAatcctcgccaaggccgaggagcttgcTAGTCAAGGTTTGCGAGTGCTGTGCATCGCCACCAAGGCTATGAATGGCAATGTCCAAGACTGCCACGAGCgagccaaggtcgaggaccAACTCGAGTTCCTTGGTCTCGCCGGTCTCTATGACCCCCCTCGCCCTGAAACTGCCGGAGCTGTGGCCCAGTGCCGCGCTGCTGGTGTGACTGTTCACATGGTCACTGGTGACCACATCAAGACCGCCACGGCCATCGCGTACGAGGTTGGTATTCTGAACAAGAACGTTcccctcaaggccaacacCGTCATGGCGGCGGCCGACTTTGGTGCTCTTAGCGACGCCCAGATCGACGCTCTGGATGAGCTGCCCGTCGTTCTTGCTCGCTGTAGCCCCCTGACCAAGGTCCGAATGATTGAGGCGCTCCATCGCCGCAAGGCCTTCTGTATCATGACTGGTGACGGTGTCAATGATTCGCCTGCCCTCAAGCAGGCTGACGTTGGTATTGCTATGGGAGACCGTGGCAGCGATGTAGCCAAGGAAGCTGCCGACATGGTTCTGACCGATGACAACTTCGCCTCCATCGTCACCGGTATCCAAGAGGGCCGACGACTTGCCGACAACATCCAGAAGGTATGTTTTTTCAATCCCATGCTTCCAGTCTCTGCTAACAGTTGTAGTTCCTTCTGCATCTTCTCACATCCAACCTTGCACAAGTCATTCTCCTTCTTATCGGACTTGCTttcaaggatgtcaagaaTGTCGCCGTGTTCCCTCTGTCCCCTCTTGAAATTCTCTGGGCCAACCTTGTCACCTCCTCACCTCTTGCCCTGGGTCTCGGCCTGGAGGAAGCCTCTCCTGATATTCTCCGTCGACCTCCCCGCAGTCTTCGCTCTGGCGTCTTTACTCGGGACTTGGTTCGCGACCAGCTCGTATACGGCTTCTGCTCTGGCTCCCTCTGCCTGTGCGCTTTCATGCTTGTCAACTACGCATCGTCCGGCAAGGGTTATCACTCTATGCCGGCCGACTGCAACGAAGCTGGAACCGAGGGCTGTGATCTCGTGTACCGTGCTCGCGCAACTACCTTTTCCACGCTGAGCTTCCTGCTCCTGGTGACGGCGTGGGAGGTGAAGCACTTCCACCGCAGTCTCTTTGCGATGGACGAGCGATGGTCTGGACCGTTTTCGGTGTTCAAGACCATCTACCACAACCGATTCCTCTTCTGGTCAGTTGTTTTTGGCTTCGTCATGATCTTCCCCGTGGTGTACATTCCCTACCTCAACACTGAAGTGTTCAAGCACAAGGGTCTCACCTGGGAGTGGGGAGTCGTGGCAGGCTGTGTTGTTGTGTACATTGGTCTTTTGGAAGTCTGGAAGGCGTTCAAGCGACGAATGAGCCTGGGAATCGATACGCATCCCATGGCTCAGGGTCAGCCTGAGGTCTAAGCCTCGTGGTTGACTCGAGTACAAAGCGAGTTGAAACAAAAGGGGGTAGGTAGCCGTGAAGAGTTGATGGACAGGTTTTAAGGATATGTGTCATGGGTCTCAGAATGTTCACTATTATGCTTATCGCTAATATCCTCTTGTCAATACATTTTCCTGTCAACAAAAAACAACTTGTATGCATCGCTGTGATTATAAAATGTCTACTTGATTCCTCGTCAAACTTTTCGTAGGAGCCCGAGGTCTGGACAAAGCCGAGGGGTCTCCGTGATGATGCCGGCATCAGAAGGGCCGTTCGTGATTGTGAGCGTGGGCCCATATTGTGTGTTTGGATTGAAAGGGTCGTATCATAACGTCAAGGCTTactcgcccttggccttcttgatggggttgccgtccttgtcgacgaggcccttTTCGCGCATGACCTTGAGGGCGTCGTGGATGGGGTCGAGCTCGGGCATGGGGGGACGGTGCGAGTCCCAGTAGTTGTCGGCCCAGGTAAAGTACTGGCCGTAGTTGCAGGTGAAGAACATGTGGTGGAGGGTGTGGTGGGCGGGAGAGTTGATGAACTTTTCGAGCCAGTGGCCGGTGATCATGTCGCCGTcgtggatgaggatggtcCAGACCTGGACGAGGGCGAAGAGGAACATGTAGAGGTGCTTCTGCATGGGGCAGATGTAGACAAAGACACTGCAGGTGTTAGCGGGTGAAGCTGTCGAAGGGTGGAAGGGTGCTTACTGGTAGGGGAGAGACTGGAGGTATCCATCCACGGGGTGGAAAGCGATGGCAGCCCAGGGCGTGGGAACTGATGTTGTTAGCTTGATTCTCATGATGGGAGAGAGGCTTGACTTACTAATCCACTTGTGGTGAGGCTTGTGGACATACTTGTAGACACTGGGGTGATGCTCCAGGCGGTGAATCCAGTAGATGCCCAGATCGTTAAAGACCATGTAGAGAAGAGTAGACACGCCGAGCCACCACCAGCCGTACTCGTCGATTCTGGTGTACAGCAGACTCTTGCCGCGGAcctcgccgaggaagaagggcagggtgaggaggtcgatgatggggatggcgAAGAAGCTCGACTGGATCTCCTGACGGATCTGGTTCTTGAGGAAACGCGGGTGGTACTCGAGACGACGGTCAAAGATGAAGTAGTATGACAGGGCGGCCGAGATGACGTAGATTATGGACGCGCCGAAgccggcgatgaggaggatggatgcgGACTGGCGGTAGATGTTGTCGCGCGCGAGCGAGGAGCCAAAGTTGAGGGAGTAGGCATCGTCGTAGGGCGTCTTTGAGGTCGAGTCGGTGAAGCTGGTCGTGTTGCTCGAGAATCCGGAAGACGccggggaggatgaggattGTTGGGGGAAGAAGTAGGCGTATCCGTAGTCGAAGACGTAAGggtcgaggatctcgaggaggaaatccatgatgggcgacGCAACACGAGAGAAAGAACTAAAAGCAACACAATCCGCACTCAATTGATCTGTCCCAGAAGAATTAAAGAGTGAATTGTTCAAGTTAAAAAGGGTCGCcagttttttttctttattagATACCCTTCTGTTTTCGTTCGGAGCCGGGGTTTGGCGGTGTCCGTTCAATTAATTTCCCTGCACTGGCCCACCAGGGGTCGTGCTTTGAGGGGGCAAAGCATCTCTGTGCCTGGATTTTATCTTGATCTTATCTAATGATTGGAGCGGGGCCTCGCCAACCCGAATACGAATTAGATGCCGAGCGCAGATCCAGCCAATCATTTTTACTCTTCACCTCCGGAAGCTGGGCTGCCGGATCATGcaatcctcctcttcgtAAAGGTCGCTGCACGCCGCTACAAAATCAGGCCCGAGTTTCTCGTCGAGCTTTGCGGCTTCTCCCGCCCACCGCGCATTGTCCACCGGCCACGTCTTTCCCAAGGAGCGGAATCCGTTTCTGAGGTACAGGCCGTGGCCCTCGGCCGACGACGTGACGAGGGTCGGAGCTGAGTCggcgtcggccttggcgagcgCGGAGCTCAGGAGCCGGCCTCCGACCCCGCTTCGCTGGTGGGACGGGTGAACCATGAGTTGGAGTACCTCTAGACTACAAGTCAGTAAATAGCATTCAACAGCCTTTGTAGATGGAAACGTGCCGTAGTGTTTCTGTCCTTTGATAGCTTCTTCCTTGCACTTGTCCATCTCTGCATTCCTCTCATTGAACCGATCCCACAACTCCTTGAGGTGCTCCTTCGGCTCCGAGATGGAAAGCGGAGGTCCATCCCTTGTATCCTCGTCGCTCTTGTTCGAGTTCGAGTTCGCGATCTGGTAGATTATGAACCCCACGAtctctcccccctcctcctctgccaccACCACGGTCCTCCCTGGATCTTGGATTGCTCCGCGGTCTGCGATGCGGATGATGTCGCGTGGATGTTTTTGGAAAAAGGCGGCGTAGAAGACGTGATATCTGTTGAGGGCTTCGTAGTGtatgttggagatggcgtcGCTGTCGGCGAGGGTTGCTGGGCGGAGGGCGATTGAAGCCATTGCTGTTCTGGTCGTGGTCAGTCAATGCGGTGAGGGAGTGTTTCACTTTGCGAGAGGATATCCTCTCTGATGCTATTTTATGTAGTTTTTCCTGTTGCGCTAGATTGTGGACTTGAGATGAATGTCGAGTGGTTCCTGATGAGGAAGCTGGCTTTGGACCCGCATCGGTCCCGGGTGAGTCAATCGGTGAGAATTGAACAGGCGAGCTTCCAACAAGAGCAAGTGTCAACTAAAAGGCGTAGAAATTCATCAAGGGAACTAGACACTTGTAGAATCTATCTATTCCAAGTTCGAGGCATCTGAGGGGAGTTGTGAGAACATGAGGCATTGGATAGAGTTGGCCAAGTGGAGCTACCGATGACTTGCTTCAACGGTCGCTAATTAGCTTGGCTATGGTGTCTTCCCCCAGTCCCTCGAGCTGTTTGACTCGCATTTAGCTAGGCTAGCTACTGCATAGCTTGTGTTGTCGTATTCTGACCCTCAGCATACATAGCGAAGAGGCGCCCCAGTTCGGCTTTGAGGGATGAATGGCTCGTTCCCGTCAACGCAGGCTTAGAACAGGGATGGTTGATACTTTCTTACATGGATTCGCAGCTTTGCACATGGAGAGGGAGGTGTGCAGGCAGGTGTATGATCCTTGGGAGGCACTTGTCAGAATGTTCCGGAATGGACTTGTGGGCTGGGCACTTGATTCGCCTGAAGGTGACCTGAAGGTGACAGGCACGCTCGACATAG encodes:
- a CDS encoding N-acetyltransferase domain-containing protein, whose translation is MASIALRPATLADSDAISNIHYEALNRYHVFYAAFFQKHPRDIIRIADRGAIQDPGRTVVVAEEEGGEIVGFIIYQIANSNSNKSDEDTRDGPPLSISEPKEHLKELWDRFNERNAEMDKCKEEAIKGQKHYGTFPSTKAVECYLLTCSLEVLQLMVHPSHQRSGVGGRLLSSALAKADADSAPTLVTSSAEGHGLYLRNGFRSLGKTWPVDNARWAGEAAKLDEKLGPDFVAACSDLYEEEDCMIRQPSFRR